From Bdellovibrio bacteriovorus, a single genomic window includes:
- a CDS encoding IPT/TIG domain-containing protein: MKNLFKNLITVLVILISFSANAKDIKELQKFSRKVKLIQSAQSKIGKISFSNSNPIQGDRITAFIELSTSFNGNAEISHIIDAEINGRKLKSHRKTDTLWVTEPFVLHKIGSHTLTSKLFLENKTEANLIRTSILAKSKDIERVVAKLARESDPVKRAALETERDALVTEKEGLENLLDASKRAVSTFEDIILVSENINSINYPKINLISPNVVSLVGGEEISITGVNLEKTERLWIGGVEISDSDFSIVGGMIVTTVPTLQKEGPVEVKIASTFEGQSVISDLPGGLFASSVPVGGPQNTIYPVAFAGTPQVGKSGDTITLDGSRSYSADGAAISYSWSVVSKPLGSTSLDGVFDDATLVHPQFIAHTPGNYTVALEVSNGSATSIPSLTLVTIGHKAEAYIAPTEIFGTAMKDGVYIGSFKICNNKTEDVNFQIFLDKKVTLLSGYSRGTLQKQKCGDYQFSVKLLGDSAISIDIPVWIGGITKILHLQVLEGATSPLKLETTFLDNSWSSESDLEVLSLNGHVPLFGSFDEISPTQIKISNTSNVDVEIFEPPTFTHLNGSSGVFSSNYPVEGLIVPANGSVLISLMVQPGVFANDDSASAIMEWIVEENSTPKVVFLKTRKLPVPLGYLKNVDLGEVETGDPVQESLVDIERDFFDGVFNGLTSVPSITVFDDAGGALTVDNYSYLPHTLLGNIGGYKLPSVQVGVNMSSQNFGLFSGKVDVKLKGYATSFRYNYQLEVAP; encoded by the coding sequence ATGAAAAATTTATTTAAAAATCTTATTACTGTATTAGTTATTTTAATATCTTTCAGTGCAAATGCTAAAGATATTAAAGAGCTCCAAAAATTTAGTAGAAAGGTAAAGCTAATTCAATCTGCTCAGAGCAAGATCGGTAAAATTAGCTTTTCTAATTCCAATCCTATACAGGGAGATAGGATAACTGCCTTTATTGAGCTTTCTACATCATTTAACGGTAATGCCGAAATAAGTCATATTATCGACGCGGAAATAAATGGAAGAAAATTAAAGTCACATAGGAAGACAGACACTCTTTGGGTAACTGAACCGTTTGTATTACATAAAATAGGAAGCCACACTTTAACCTCAAAATTGTTTTTAGAAAACAAAACAGAGGCTAATTTAATTCGTACGAGTATTCTTGCTAAGAGCAAAGATATAGAAAGAGTCGTTGCGAAATTAGCACGGGAGTCCGATCCGGTAAAACGAGCTGCTTTGGAAACGGAGAGAGATGCCTTAGTAACTGAAAAGGAAGGCCTCGAAAATCTTTTAGATGCTTCTAAAAGAGCGGTTTCGACTTTCGAGGACATAATTTTAGTATCTGAAAACATAAACTCAATCAACTATCCCAAAATCAACTTGATTTCACCAAATGTTGTCTCTCTGGTTGGGGGCGAAGAAATTTCAATAACTGGTGTCAATCTTGAAAAGACAGAGCGACTATGGATTGGTGGTGTTGAAATTTCTGATAGTGATTTTTCTATAGTTGGAGGCATGATTGTCACGACCGTTCCCACGCTTCAAAAAGAGGGACCTGTAGAAGTTAAAATTGCCTCCACTTTTGAAGGGCAATCCGTAATATCTGATTTACCTGGGGGATTGTTTGCGAGTAGCGTTCCTGTTGGTGGACCTCAAAACACAATTTATCCTGTTGCTTTTGCTGGCACTCCACAAGTTGGGAAATCAGGTGACACAATCACACTTGATGGAAGCAGGTCTTACAGTGCGGATGGAGCTGCGATTTCATATTCTTGGAGTGTGGTCTCAAAGCCTTTGGGATCTACATCCTTAGACGGAGTTTTCGATGATGCAACTCTCGTACATCCACAGTTTATTGCACATACACCCGGTAATTATACAGTTGCGCTTGAAGTTTCCAATGGTTCAGCCACAAGTATTCCTTCATTAACATTGGTTACGATTGGTCATAAAGCCGAGGCTTATATCGCTCCAACTGAAATATTCGGGACTGCGATGAAGGACGGTGTTTATATTGGTTCATTCAAAATCTGTAATAACAAAACCGAAGACGTAAACTTTCAAATATTTCTCGATAAAAAAGTAACTTTACTGTCAGGATATTCTAGAGGAACTTTACAAAAACAAAAATGCGGAGACTATCAGTTCTCGGTAAAACTACTTGGAGACTCCGCTATTTCTATTGATATTCCTGTTTGGATCGGGGGTATTACTAAAATACTTCACCTCCAGGTTTTGGAAGGTGCGACGTCACCTCTGAAACTTGAAACTACATTCTTAGATAACTCATGGAGTTCAGAATCTGATCTTGAGGTCCTCAGTTTGAATGGCCATGTCCCGTTATTTGGCTCATTTGATGAGATATCTCCGACTCAAATCAAGATTTCCAATACATCTAACGTAGATGTGGAGATCTTTGAGCCGCCAACGTTTACCCATCTAAATGGAAGTTCAGGTGTGTTTTCGTCAAATTACCCAGTCGAAGGATTGATAGTACCAGCTAATGGCAGCGTACTAATAAGCCTGATGGTTCAACCCGGCGTTTTTGCTAATGACGATTCTGCCAGTGCAATAATGGAGTGGATAGTTGAAGAGAATTCTACACCGAAAGTAGTCTTTTTAAAGACAAGGAAACTTCCAGTTCCATTGGGATATTTAAAGAATGTAGACTTAGGAGAAGTAGAAACAGGTGACCCCGTACAAGAATCCTTAGTTGATATCGAAAGGGATTTTTTCGACGGAGTTTTCAATGGCCTCACGTCAGTGCCTTCAATAACTGTTTTTGATGATGCCGGTGGCGCTTTAACTGTCGACAATTATTCTTATTTACCACACACCTTGTTGGGAAATATCGGTGGTTACAAACTGCCCTCAGTACAAGTCGGGGTGAACATGTCTTCACAGAATTTTGGGCTATTCTCCGGAAAAGTTGACGTAAAATTAAAAGGATACGCAACGTCGTTCCGATATAATTATCAACTTGAGGTGGCGCCATAA
- a CDS encoding S8 family serine peptidase yields the protein MKNVFALIVTVLFATAAQAERVIVIMKDKQAFKSAHMAYKMKGSYALKGFNWDQQPNGLGQVDGQVEDSLENLNTLIIDTNSESEIAKLKANPAVAYVEKEIFHEAPRPVKGFLAKAQKSQQKVGQKTPWGIHAVKAPQAWALSNQGQGARVLVLDTGIDQAHPSLKSNFEKGQDFTGDSNGSDYTDHVGHGTHVAGTIAGAIDKTGFTGVAPKAKILAGRVCSENGCSNVSIAQGINWGIQEKVDVISMSLGGMWSTPAERDAVAKADKAGITVVAASGNNGSNRVSYPAALSTVIAVGATDINNLKADFSQYGPELAIVAPGVAVVSSVPQGTGRESSVTISIGTKSAKVASTTFQGAKEVLTPEINVLVPAGLGKDTDFTNIDVKGKYALISRGEITFADKIKNAIKAGAAGAVIYNNAPGLINGALTDDGSVLPIAVFMIEQNVGQEILKSITAGQTVKATLQTIATDYAPFDGTSMATPHVSGVVALMKSANKALTGAQVKALLKQTATALGPNTNNEYGAGLVNAEAAVAAAINAK from the coding sequence ATGAAAAACGTATTTGCACTCATCGTTACGGTGTTGTTTGCGACTGCGGCTCAAGCTGAGCGTGTGATCGTTATTATGAAGGATAAACAAGCCTTCAAATCGGCACACATGGCGTATAAGATGAAGGGGTCTTATGCACTTAAAGGTTTCAACTGGGATCAACAACCAAATGGATTGGGTCAAGTTGATGGTCAAGTTGAAGACAGCCTTGAGAATCTAAATACACTAATCATCGACACGAACAGCGAGTCTGAGATTGCTAAATTGAAAGCAAATCCAGCTGTTGCTTATGTTGAAAAAGAAATTTTCCACGAGGCACCACGCCCAGTGAAAGGTTTCTTGGCGAAAGCTCAAAAATCTCAACAAAAAGTAGGTCAGAAAACTCCATGGGGTATCCATGCAGTGAAAGCTCCTCAAGCATGGGCTCTATCTAATCAAGGTCAAGGCGCTCGCGTTCTTGTTCTAGATACAGGTATCGACCAAGCTCATCCTTCTTTGAAGTCTAACTTCGAAAAAGGTCAAGACTTCACTGGTGACAGCAATGGTTCTGATTACACAGACCACGTTGGTCACGGTACTCACGTAGCTGGTACTATCGCTGGTGCGATCGATAAAACGGGTTTCACAGGTGTTGCTCCTAAGGCGAAAATCCTTGCGGGTCGCGTTTGTTCTGAAAACGGTTGCTCGAACGTTTCTATCGCTCAAGGTATCAACTGGGGTATCCAAGAAAAAGTAGACGTTATCTCTATGTCTTTGGGTGGTATGTGGTCGACTCCTGCTGAACGCGATGCTGTTGCTAAAGCAGACAAAGCGGGTATCACAGTGGTTGCAGCTTCTGGTAACAACGGTTCAAACCGTGTTTCTTACCCAGCAGCTCTTTCTACAGTGATCGCAGTAGGTGCTACTGATATCAATAATCTTAAAGCAGACTTCTCTCAGTACGGTCCTGAATTGGCGATCGTAGCTCCGGGTGTTGCAGTTGTTTCTTCTGTACCACAAGGAACTGGCCGTGAGTCTTCTGTAACAATCTCTATCGGCACTAAATCTGCAAAAGTTGCTTCAACAACTTTCCAAGGTGCGAAAGAAGTATTGACTCCTGAAATCAACGTTCTTGTTCCAGCAGGTCTTGGTAAAGACACTGATTTCACGAACATCGACGTAAAAGGTAAATATGCTTTGATCAGCCGTGGTGAAATCACTTTCGCTGATAAAATCAAAAACGCTATCAAAGCGGGTGCAGCTGGCGCGGTTATCTACAATAACGCTCCTGGTTTGATCAACGGTGCTTTGACTGATGATGGTTCAGTTCTTCCTATCGCGGTGTTCATGATCGAACAAAACGTAGGTCAAGAAATCTTGAAATCAATCACTGCAGGTCAAACTGTAAAAGCAACTCTTCAAACGATTGCTACAGACTACGCTCCGTTTGATGGTACTTCAATGGCGACTCCACACGTATCGGGTGTTGTGGCTCTTATGAAGTCTGCGAACAAAGCTTTGACTGGTGCTCAAGTGAAAGCACTTCTAAAACAAACTGCAACAGCATTGGGTCCTAACACGAACAATGAATACGGTGCAGGTCTTGTAAACGCTGAAGCGGCAGTTGCTGCAGCTATCAACGCGAAGTAA
- a CDS encoding site-specific recombinase yields MFTKLKALRSRFIQYKRSGKVHSDLDVLLSSAKEQRQLEDQLQWLVKLMQWIRYEGSVDSHLEKETGRLPVARLRFLLMVLDRNPEWKKNVARILRKVVHEVSGIELYTDTGLPKELGMWSEFSDRLMMKLLPTPPLDHELGYLFWALFPDKDDPLWLASIDNVTFDKLVELFQFEVEADERDWNRLQSDLEDALVYLVIQVRAIGLSPAIRTRLDKTSFRDSAFFAMMRGHEEFMNAFLAGDRNQAFEKASRFRMIVWECRRELVQVHKHLDEYGVSISLVFQIAKLNTYLQRIDSLLEILLTERLDSRKVTSFFSKLVQENQDLRSIKSLFSQNIALFARKVVERAAETGEHYITRTKEQYRHMLAAAGGGGAVTAITVYVKVGILALGLGGFVEGSLASINYALSFVLIHLAGFTLGTKQPAMTAPALAEKMEDVDTEKGMADLVTEITHLIRSQVASILGNVMFVIPTVILIDTAFFLLLGHNIMSMEKAVSAYKSVDILGPTLIYAAFTGILLYSSSLIAGWGDNWFALNSLRKTLARSPSLRAIFGKRGARNIAVFLENNISGLLGNISLGIMLGMVPEILKFLSIPLDVRHVTLSSGTLAGALPVLGLDFLKTWDFWRAVIGIFFIGAFNVLVSFGMAFYTAIKARGVNVTERRAIRRAIAKRFFANPLSFFIPVGASVKSSSNGNGH; encoded by the coding sequence ATGTTTACAAAACTTAAAGCCCTCCGATCACGTTTCATTCAATACAAGCGAAGTGGAAAAGTCCACAGCGACCTCGATGTTTTGTTATCTAGCGCTAAAGAACAGCGCCAACTGGAAGATCAACTGCAATGGCTGGTGAAATTGATGCAGTGGATTCGCTACGAAGGATCTGTTGATTCTCACTTGGAAAAGGAAACAGGCCGGTTGCCGGTGGCGCGTCTGCGCTTTCTACTTATGGTGCTCGACAGAAATCCGGAATGGAAAAAGAATGTCGCACGTATTCTTCGTAAGGTTGTTCATGAGGTCAGCGGCATTGAGCTCTATACCGACACGGGTCTTCCCAAAGAACTTGGAATGTGGAGTGAGTTTTCAGATCGTCTGATGATGAAACTTCTGCCTACCCCTCCCTTGGATCACGAGTTGGGATATTTATTTTGGGCGCTCTTTCCAGACAAAGATGATCCACTGTGGTTAGCGTCCATCGACAACGTGACATTCGATAAACTCGTTGAACTCTTTCAATTTGAAGTCGAGGCGGATGAGCGCGATTGGAACCGCTTGCAAAGCGATTTGGAAGACGCCCTGGTTTACCTTGTTATTCAGGTTCGTGCGATCGGGCTTTCCCCGGCGATTCGCACTCGTTTAGATAAAACAAGTTTTCGGGACTCTGCTTTCTTTGCAATGATGCGCGGGCATGAAGAGTTCATGAATGCTTTTCTGGCGGGCGATCGCAATCAGGCCTTTGAAAAAGCATCGCGCTTCCGCATGATTGTTTGGGAGTGTCGTCGTGAGTTGGTGCAAGTTCATAAGCATCTTGACGAATACGGTGTCAGTATTTCTTTGGTATTCCAGATTGCAAAATTGAACACATATCTGCAACGTATTGATAGTTTACTTGAGATTCTTCTGACAGAGCGTTTGGACAGTCGCAAGGTGACGAGTTTCTTTTCAAAGCTCGTTCAGGAAAATCAGGATCTTCGCAGTATCAAATCTTTGTTCTCGCAAAATATCGCATTGTTTGCACGCAAAGTGGTCGAGCGGGCCGCGGAAACTGGCGAGCACTATATCACGCGCACGAAAGAGCAATACCGTCATATGCTCGCAGCCGCGGGTGGCGGCGGAGCGGTTACAGCGATCACGGTTTATGTGAAGGTGGGTATATTAGCATTAGGCTTAGGCGGTTTCGTCGAAGGTTCTTTAGCCTCCATCAATTACGCCCTGAGCTTCGTGTTGATTCACCTTGCGGGTTTTACTTTAGGAACGAAGCAGCCGGCGATGACGGCTCCGGCACTGGCTGAAAAAATGGAAGACGTCGATACTGAAAAAGGGATGGCGGATCTGGTGACCGAAATCACGCATTTGATTCGCTCGCAAGTGGCGTCCATTTTAGGGAACGTGATGTTCGTTATTCCCACGGTCATCTTAATTGACACCGCATTCTTCCTGTTGCTCGGTCACAATATTATGTCGATGGAAAAAGCGGTCTCTGCTTATAAATCGGTAGATATCTTAGGTCCGACACTGATTTACGCGGCCTTCACGGGGATCCTTCTTTACTCTTCAAGTTTGATCGCCGGGTGGGGAGATAACTGGTTTGCCTTAAACTCTTTGCGCAAAACATTGGCCCGCAGTCCCAGTTTAAGAGCTATCTTTGGTAAAAGAGGCGCTCGCAATATCGCCGTCTTTTTAGAAAATAATATTTCGGGTCTTCTGGGCAATATCTCTTTAGGTATTATGCTGGGGATGGTTCCGGAGATTTTGAAGTTCTTAAGTATTCCGCTAGACGTGCGACACGTGACTCTGTCATCAGGAACTTTGGCTGGAGCTTTGCCGGTGCTGGGACTTGATTTCTTAAAGACATGGGACTTCTGGCGAGCCGTCATTGGAATTTTCTTTATCGGAGCTTTCAACGTTCTGGTCAGTTTCGGTATGGCTTTTTACACGGCTATCAAAGCTCGTGGCGTGAATGTCACTGAAAGACGGGCGATTCGAAGAGCGATTGCAAAAAGATTCTTCGCCAATCCTTTGAGCTTCTTTATTCCCGTCGGCGCTTCGGTGAAATCATCTTCAAATGGGAACGGACATTGA
- a CDS encoding DNA-3-methyladenine glycosylase I → MSKTVISTDGKKRCTWSASAPEFLKYHDEEWGFPVRDDYRLFEKLCLEGFQSGLSWRTILAKRENFRKAFHNFDFNKIAKFTQKDVTRLLKDEGIIRHKGKIEAVINNAKMAQEIVQSHGSLAAYIWSFEPDKKDLVTPQTASTSAASVALSKALKKQGWKFVGPTTVYAFMQAMGLINDHAVGCVIRSKVETKRRSFKKP, encoded by the coding sequence ATGAGCAAGACCGTAATTTCGACCGATGGCAAGAAACGCTGTACATGGAGTGCCTCAGCTCCCGAATTTTTGAAATACCATGATGAAGAATGGGGCTTCCCCGTTCGCGATGACTATCGCCTCTTCGAAAAGCTGTGCCTTGAAGGCTTCCAGTCAGGTCTTAGTTGGCGCACAATACTGGCTAAACGGGAAAACTTCCGTAAGGCATTTCATAACTTTGATTTTAACAAAATCGCAAAATTCACGCAGAAAGATGTCACTCGATTACTTAAAGATGAAGGCATTATCCGCCACAAAGGAAAAATAGAAGCCGTCATCAACAATGCTAAGATGGCTCAAGAAATCGTCCAAAGTCACGGCTCCCTAGCCGCTTATATTTGGAGTTTTGAGCCAGACAAGAAGGATCTTGTAACACCTCAAACCGCTTCAACGTCGGCAGCTTCAGTAGCGCTCTCAAAAGCCTTAAAGAAACAAGGCTGGAAATTTGTCGGCCCAACAACAGTGTATGCCTTCATGCAGGCGATGGGGCTTATCAATGATCATGCAGTTGGGTGTGTTATTAGGTCTAAGGTAGAAACAAAAAGGCGAAGCTTCAAAAAACCATAA
- a CDS encoding TetR/AcrR family transcriptional regulator, translating into MPFEKTTREHIVESADVLFYQRGFEHTSFADIANKVKISRGNFYHHFKTKDEILEAVIELRLHRTQEMLNMWEADGQTPAERISKFFHMLIMNQAKIKLYGCPVGTLCTELAKMNHASKAHANKLMSLFRTWLSKQFAAAGCKKESDELAMHILARSQGIATLANTFHDEKFIKNEVRQMEEWLQSKIS; encoded by the coding sequence ATGCCTTTTGAAAAAACAACCCGCGAGCACATCGTGGAATCCGCGGATGTACTCTTTTATCAAAGAGGTTTTGAACACACTTCTTTTGCTGATATCGCTAACAAGGTAAAGATATCTCGCGGAAATTTTTATCACCACTTCAAAACTAAAGATGAAATCCTTGAAGCTGTGATCGAGTTGCGTCTGCATCGCACCCAAGAAATGTTGAATATGTGGGAAGCCGATGGACAAACGCCAGCGGAGAGAATTAGCAAATTCTTTCACATGCTCATCATGAACCAAGCGAAAATTAAATTATACGGATGTCCCGTCGGTACACTTTGTACGGAACTTGCAAAAATGAATCATGCTTCTAAGGCTCACGCGAACAAACTGATGAGCTTGTTCAGAACCTGGCTAAGCAAGCAGTTTGCAGCCGCCGGTTGTAAAAAAGAATCCGATGAACTTGCCATGCACATCCTTGCACGCAGTCAAGGGATCGCCACTCTGGCAAATACTTTCCATGATGAGAAGTTTATAAAAAATGAAGTTCGTCAGATGGAAGAATGGCTGCAGTCCAAAATTTCTTAA
- a CDS encoding dolichyl-phosphate beta-glucosyltransferase, which translates to MKSKISIVIPAYNEEQRLPKTLQALKSFVADERAEWEITEVLVVNDGSTDQTADVVQEYSRAFSLVRLISLSPNQGKGAAVHAGFKESTGDFILVADADMATPWEELFKLFPSTAKSDMVMGSRGLVHSHIERRQHWIRQNMGKTFNKILKLLVGLPYQDTQCGFKLLRNDTVFRSEILPRLQVQRFAWDVELIVLLLRRNKIVTEVPIRWRHQDHSHVHIVHDSLEMLWTVIKLKLRLR; encoded by the coding sequence TTGAAGTCAAAGATCTCTATTGTTATTCCGGCTTACAATGAAGAACAGCGCTTGCCAAAAACTCTGCAGGCGCTGAAGTCTTTCGTCGCAGATGAAAGGGCAGAGTGGGAGATCACGGAGGTTCTGGTTGTGAATGATGGTTCTACCGACCAGACAGCCGACGTCGTCCAAGAGTACAGTCGAGCATTTTCACTGGTGCGCTTGATTTCATTATCTCCTAATCAGGGAAAAGGGGCTGCGGTTCATGCAGGCTTCAAAGAATCCACCGGTGACTTTATATTAGTTGCCGATGCCGATATGGCGACTCCGTGGGAAGAACTATTTAAACTTTTCCCATCGACCGCGAAATCTGACATGGTGATGGGGTCTCGCGGCCTCGTGCACAGTCATATAGAAAGACGTCAGCACTGGATTCGCCAGAACATGGGAAAGACATTTAATAAGATATTAAAGCTTCTTGTGGGTCTTCCATATCAGGACACGCAATGTGGCTTTAAACTTTTGCGAAACGATACAGTTTTTCGCTCGGAAATTTTGCCGCGTCTGCAAGTGCAAAGATTTGCTTGGGATGTGGAGCTGATAGTTCTTCTTTTAAGAAGAAATAAAATCGTCACAGAAGTGCCGATTCGCTGGCGTCATCAAGATCATTCGCACGTCCATATTGTTCACGACAGTTTAGAGATGCTGTGGACGGTGATTAAACTGAAGCTGCGCCTCCGCTGA
- a CDS encoding RHS repeat domain-containing protein yields the protein GTHLNSPDYMNIEKQFYKIIKDHLGSPRLLVDAVSGKILQIMEYTAWGKITKDTNPGIHPFGFAGGLRIGDEATLKFGSREYDPETARWMSRDPVSFWGSPDNLYIYAGNDPINLVDPLGLTEDQMIAAENWLRENMPELFNKTNPKIEYGPAYNEMGWDVYGQAPSKNRVIINGDFIDKKFDSDKRMSEYVITIAHEVLHTHDWLRCEGWSAELADKLMKKITTEARENEIEDFAKRVGKGYMRSLKYQRAGALPFN from the coding sequence GGAACACATCTTAATTCTCCAGATTATATGAATATCGAAAAACAATTTTATAAGATAATCAAAGATCATTTAGGTTCACCTCGATTATTAGTTGACGCTGTCAGTGGTAAGATTCTGCAAATTATGGAATATACCGCATGGGGTAAAATTACAAAGGATACAAACCCTGGTATTCATCCGTTTGGCTTTGCGGGTGGCTTAAGAATTGGAGACGAAGCGACTTTGAAGTTTGGGAGTCGCGAATACGATCCTGAAACTGCAAGATGGATGTCTAGGGATCCAGTTAGCTTTTGGGGAAGCCCGGATAATTTATACATCTACGCAGGTAACGATCCGATCAACCTCGTGGATCCGTTGGGTTTAACTGAAGATCAGATGATCGCCGCTGAAAACTGGTTGCGAGAAAATATGCCTGAGCTATTTAATAAAACCAATCCGAAGATTGAGTATGGCCCCGCTTACAACGAAATGGGTTGGGACGTGTACGGTCAAGCCCCAAGTAAAAATAGGGTTATAATTAATGGTGATTTTATCGACAAAAAGTTTGATAGCGATAAGCGGATGAGTGAGTACGTCATTACGATCGCTCATGAAGTATTGCATACCCACGATTGGTTGCGATGTGAGGGGTGGAGTGCTGAGTTAGCTGACAAACTTATGAAGAAGATTACAACAGAGGCTAGGGAGAATGAAATCGAAGATTTCGCAAAGCGAGTTGGAAAGGGATATATGCGTAGCCTTAAATACCAGCGAGCTGGGGCATTGCCATTTAATTAG
- a CDS encoding redoxin family protein, which produces MQRLSTLTLLTLWASLSWALPTFDGNDVTSQKEYKFSTTDKEATVLIFISAKCPCSASHEPLLKNLSTEFKDMQFVGVHSNSDETAEETQRHFAEAQLPFPVIQDRKSKLANELGALKTPHAFVFNKKGEMVYHGGVTDSHVGPSAKKFFLKEVLEDIHAGKAPRHKEGRALGCYIQREDS; this is translated from the coding sequence ATGCAAAGACTTTCAACTCTTACTCTGCTAACTCTTTGGGCATCACTTTCATGGGCCCTGCCGACCTTTGATGGAAACGATGTCACTTCACAAAAAGAATACAAGTTTTCCACAACAGACAAAGAAGCGACGGTCTTGATTTTTATTTCAGCCAAATGTCCTTGCTCTGCCAGCCATGAACCTTTGCTAAAAAATCTTTCGACCGAATTTAAAGATATGCAATTTGTGGGCGTTCACTCGAACTCTGATGAAACCGCTGAAGAAACCCAAAGACATTTTGCCGAAGCTCAACTTCCCTTTCCGGTCATCCAAGATAGAAAATCTAAGTTAGCCAATGAATTAGGTGCTTTGAAAACACCTCATGCCTTCGTCTTTAATAAGAAGGGTGAAATGGTCTATCACGGAGGCGTCACGGACAGCCACGTGGGTCCCAGTGCTAAAAAGTTTTTCTTGAAGGAAGTTCTAGAAGACATTCATGCAGGCAAAGCGCCTCGTCACAAAGAAGGCCGCGCTTTAGGTTGCTACATTCAACGGGAGGATAGCTAA
- a CDS encoding FixH family protein yields the protein MKLIGSIILGLALVIAGLLFSANARAHADAACPVYFKTADLCASVEFTKGPSDSEESQFLVKFYEHASAHNEHAMVDPQNLKVDLWMNMGHHGHGSGPVKVVKQDQGTYFVSEAYFVMSGRWQIRLFVNGEKGEFNVDVKP from the coding sequence ATGAAACTCATCGGTTCTATTATTTTAGGATTGGCCCTTGTAATTGCCGGCCTTCTATTCAGCGCAAACGCAAGAGCCCATGCGGATGCGGCTTGCCCCGTTTATTTCAAAACGGCCGACCTTTGTGCTTCTGTTGAATTCACAAAAGGCCCTTCGGATTCTGAAGAGTCTCAATTTTTAGTAAAATTCTATGAGCACGCGTCCGCTCACAATGAACATGCCATGGTCGATCCGCAAAACTTGAAAGTCGATCTATGGATGAATATGGGTCATCATGGTCACGGTTCGGGCCCGGTCAAAGTTGTAAAACAAGATCAAGGAACTTATTTTGTTTCTGAAGCTTATTTCGTGATGTCAGGCCGCTGGCAGATTCGCCTTTTCGTTAATGGAGAAAAAGGCGAATTCAACGTCGACGTAAAACCTTAA
- a CDS encoding YciI family protein, producing the protein MYIILLKFINRERAGAFMEGHMQWLKQGFEDDIFILAGGIKPQLGGAIIAKNSSLELIQKRVDQDPFVSEKVVEAEILEISPSKFDERFADLLKA; encoded by the coding sequence ATGTATATCATTTTATTGAAGTTTATAAATCGCGAACGCGCGGGTGCATTTATGGAAGGTCACATGCAGTGGCTGAAGCAAGGATTTGAAGATGACATCTTCATTCTGGCTGGCGGCATAAAGCCTCAACTAGGCGGCGCTATTATCGCTAAAAATTCTTCTCTGGAACTCATTCAAAAGCGTGTGGATCAAGATCCCTTCGTCAGTGAAAAAGTGGTTGAAGCCGAAATTCTGGAAATCAGTCCTTCAAAATTCGACGAACGCTTCGCCGATCTTTTGAAAGCATAA
- a CDS encoding KH domain-containing protein has translation MTDPSEIKVIRKRPEPKDLDSGRVREEGKELLQALIRGLVDHPDSIVVSYSFGDKTTVYKVECDQKCLGQIIGAKGKNINGVRAVISATLARKGVRAVVEIPYYCVDA, from the coding sequence ATGACTGACCCAAGCGAGATCAAAGTTATTAGAAAGCGTCCTGAGCCTAAAGACCTGGATTCAGGTCGAGTCCGAGAGGAAGGCAAAGAACTCTTACAGGCCCTGATCCGCGGTTTGGTTGATCATCCAGATTCCATCGTTGTGTCCTATAGTTTCGGTGATAAAACGACAGTATATAAAGTGGAATGCGATCAAAAGTGCTTGGGGCAAATCATTGGCGCCAAAGGTAAGAATATCAATGGCGTGCGTGCGGTGATTAGTGCGACGTTGGCGCGAAAAGGTGTTCGCGCCGTCGTAGAGATTCCTTACTATTGCGTTGACGCTTAA